A genomic stretch from Helianthus annuus cultivar XRQ/B chromosome 1, HanXRQr2.0-SUNRISE, whole genome shotgun sequence includes:
- the LOC110934348 gene encoding non-specific lipid-transfer protein 1-like encodes MTMMFIKAMCMVALLVVLLTVTVQEVEAVTCGQVVGAVAPCLGYLRNGGNPPARCCNGIKGLWNQARTTADRKAICNCLKSASSSYCGVSGNYTASLPGKCGVNLPYKISPSTDCNRIQ; translated from the exons ATGACAATGATGTTTATTAAGGCAATGTGCATGGTGGCGTTGCTAGTGGTTTTGCTAACGGTCACTGTGCAGGAGGTAGAGGCGGTGACATGTGGTCAAGTTGTGGGCGCTGTAGCACCATGCCTTGGTTACCTAAGGAACGGTGGGAATCCGCCAGCGAGGTGTTGTAATGGGATTAAAGGACTTTGGAACCAGGCTAGAACCACTGCGGACCGTAAGGCCATTTGTAACTGTCTCAAGAGTGCTTCGTCGTCTTACTGCGGTGTTAGCGGCAATTACACGGCTAGTCTCCCTGGAAAATGTGGTGTGAACTTGCCATACAAGATCAGCCCCTCCACAGACTGCAACAG GATCCAGTGA